The Canis lupus dingo isolate Sandy chromosome 26, ASM325472v2, whole genome shotgun sequence genome has a segment encoding these proteins:
- the LOC112676900 gene encoding immunoglobulin lambda constant 7, which produces MFEAVSQCAVFGGGTHLTVLGQPKASPSVTLFPPSSEELGANKATLVCLISDFYPSGVTVAWKADGSPVTQGVETTKPSKQSNNKYAASSYLSLTPDKWKSHSSFSCLVTHEGSTVEKKVAPAECS; this is translated from the exons ATGTTCGAGGCTGTGTCACAGTGTGCTGTGTTCGGCGGAGGCACCCACCTGACCGTCCTCG GTCAGCCCAAGGCCTCCCCCTCGGTCACACTCTTCCCGCCCTCCTCTGAGGAGCTCGGCGCCAACAAGGCCACCCTGGTGTGCCTCATCAGCGACTTCTACCCCAGCGGCGTGACGGTGGCCTGGAAGGCAGACGGCAGCCCCGTCACCCAGGGCGTGGAGACCACCAAGCCCTCCAAGCAGAGCAACAACAAGTACGCGGCCAGCAGCTACCTGAGCCTGACGCCTGACAAGTGGAAATCTCACAGCAGCTTCAGCTGCCTGGTCACGCACGAGGGGAGCACCGTGGAGAAGAAGGTGGCCCCCGCAGAGTGCTCTTAG